From a single Miscanthus floridulus cultivar M001 chromosome 8, ASM1932011v1, whole genome shotgun sequence genomic region:
- the LOC136475847 gene encoding intracellular protein transport protein USO1-like: MPLSSTSSPATGAAAAAAVRTASPPLRAATHVLFRQKLGFLAAFQAQRAKCSPHLIRSIVKSSRLDINDGDNGTTEPARELLERLFAKTKSLDPSASQDGELSMSIEVLKTEFEAAISILKKKERDLRDAEKKVSVDRSRLNQTKQDLDQREEDIIKAYSRQHEMEKALMKASRDLTLQVRQINNLKVLVEEQDKKIVSSQDALSKKVIEMDKLKQEMLKKNDEAALMRSEIESKEQELLVANQAIARQEATIRELQSEIKRKETEIERLNELMKANEEKLKVAEQELEKQNSGWIAAQQELKELAQMASKDKDNIKNTISDFKRVRSLLDAVRSELIASKEALTFSRKQVKDQAAQLSNQVQELTDQKALIISYTRNLEAAQLEIQGKTNELTAVQSRCSELESQLLEETKKVESLEAMLTKERESLEWKTKEVDLLQEELVQKEKDYFNSQKLVETKETELLEARHEVEDMKLKVDSIQFSVQEKDLELLETQRKLDGVNSEVIELQQLINSKEDQLVQVRTELQDKEQCIQLMQDELDKMRLGRSQAESVVQKIVELTGNLIGSVEIEEVDIYSLLDDEILSTSTALESNLHKHSQLKSDIDMLKESLRQKDMDLSAAYKALDAKDRELKAVVGRLDVRDKELDKLEELSVDPYDIRGLSSVADEATKDNIVGEVELQKHELESVEAEALAASTLLKKLANVTKEFLRSGRTDSGTNLVVSQNSNISEGASKMEPQRKINVILEAKKEIVGLFSLTEELVAGAQMKDAVEP; the protein is encoded by the exons ATGcccctctcctccacctcctcgccggcgacgggggcggccgccgccgccgcagtccGCACCGCTTCGCCGCCTCTCCGCGCCGCCACCCAC GTTTTGTTCAGGCAGAAGCTGGGCTTTCTGGCGGCATTCCAGGCTCAACGTGCGAAATGCTCACCTCATTTGATCAGATCTATTGTAAAAAGTTCTAGATTAGATATCAATGACGGTGACAATGGAACAACTGAGCCCGCAAGAGAACTATTGGAGCGTCTGTTCGCCAAGACAAAGAGTCTAGATCCAAGCGCTTCTCAGGATGGGGAGCTGAGCATGAGCATTGAGGTCCTGAAGACTGAATTTGAGGCTGCCATATCAATcctaaagaagaaagaaagggatctTCGTGATGCAGAGAAGAAAGTCTCTGTGGATAGGTCAAGGTTGAACCAGACGAAGCAGGACCTCGATCAGAGGGAGGAAGACATCATCAAAGCATATTCGAGGCAACATGAAATGGAGAAAGCACTGATGAAGGCGAGTAGGGATTTGACTCTACAAGTTCGACAGATCAATAATCTTAAGGTTCTGGTCGAGGAACAAGACAAAAAAATTGTTAGTTCACAAGATGCACTTTCTAAGAAGGTTATTGAAATGGATAAGCTTAAACAAGAGATGCTGAAGAAGAATGATGAAGCAGCCTTGATGCGTTCAGAAATCGAATCCAAGGAACAAGAGCTTCTTGTAGCTAATCAGGCCATTGCACGTCAAGAAGCAACAATTAGGGAGCTTCAAAGTGAAATTAAACGAAAGGAAACTGAGATTGAGAGATTAAATGAATTGATGAAAGCTAATGAAGAGAAACTGAAAGTTGCAGAACAGGAACTTGAGAAGCAGAATTCAGGATGGATTGCAGCACAGCAAGAGTTAAAGGAACTGGCGCAAATGGCATCCAAGGATAAGGATAATATCAAGAATACAATCAGTGACTTCAAACGGGTGAGGTCTTTGCTAGATGCTGTGCGTTCTGAACTAATAGCTTCGAAAGAGGCTCTCACCTTCTCGCGCAAACAAGTCAAAGATCAAGCAGCACAGTTGAGTAACCAAGTGCAGGAACTCACAGACCAAAAGGCATTAATTATTTCTTATACCCGGAATTTGGAAGCTGCTCAGCTGGAGATTCAAGGAAAGACAAATGAGCTCACTGCTGTACAATCTCGCTGTAGTGAACTTGAATCTCAGTTACTCGAGGAAACGAAGAAGGTTGAGTCCCTAGAGGCTATGTTAACCAAAGAAAGGGAGAGCTTGGAATGGAAAACTAAGGAAGTAGACTTGCTTCAAGAGGAGCTAGTTCAGAAGGAGAAGGATTACTTCAATTCACAAAAGCTTGTTGAAACAAAAGAGACTGAGTTGTTAGAGGCCAGACATGAAGTCGAAGATATGAAATTGAAGGTGGATTCCATACAATTTTCTGTTCAAGAGAAGGATTTGGAGCTTCTGGAGACACAAAGAAAACTTGATGGAGTTAACAGTGAGGTTATTGAACTTCAGCAGCTGATAAATAGCAAGGAGGATCAACTGGTTCAAGTTAGAACTGAATTACAGGATAAAGAGCAATGCATACAATTAATGCAAGATGAATTGGATAAGATGAGATTAGGACGCTCACAAGCTGAATCTGTGGTGCAAAAGATAGTTGAGCTTACTGGCAATCTTATAGGTTCTGTCGAAATTGAAGAAGTTGACATTTATAGCTTGCTGGATGATGAAATTTTAAGCACAAGTACAGCACTTGAGTCCAATTTGCATAAACATAGCCAATTGAAGTCTGACATAGAcatgttaaaagaatccttacgaCAAAAGGACATGGATCTGAGTGCTGCTTATAAAGCGCTTGACGCCAAAGATCGAGAGTTGAAGGCAGTAGTTGGAAGGTTAGATGTTAGGGACAAGGAACTAGACAAGTTGGAAGAGTTATCCGTAGACCCCTATGACATCAGGGGACTGTCTAGCGTTGCTGATGAGGCAACAAAAGACAACATTGTGGGAGAAGTGGAGCTCCAAAAGCATGAATTGGAATCTGTGGAGGCTGAGGCACTAGCTGCTAGCACTTTGTTGAAGAAGCTTGCGAATGTGACTAAGGAATTCTTGAGAAGTGGTAGAACTGATTCTGGTACCAATTTGGTAGTATCTCAAAATTCAAACATTAGTGAAGGTGCTTCTAAAATGGAACCACAAAGGAAAATTAATGTGATTCTTGAAGCTAAAAAGGAGATTGTTGGGCTATTTTCTTTGACAGAAGAGCTCGTTGCTGGTGCTCAAATGAAGGATGCTGTGGAACCATAG
- the LOC136468634 gene encoding uncharacterized protein: TYRIDRQKQKKVTDFVTLHYDYINQWENFHDNLYKNDQPHMNANFRAYLAWYRRATRTKLKVQWTQADYADIESSDDEYTSYDLATRAGTQVEAAPILDRVGNTLKQSVLDIEHFSITGVHDRTMTQNFLTRLAHRLSRAAARCGCGTSVAMDVHAPPTGLSDTSVCLGTSSHGGTASRGQSSSRATMDTFQGLRDEDEDEDENEGGYEELGPSQLLNAPSTQPTQPDGTRRRHPPDPYTPGTWALGHKGKGKTRRQRGLVVDFLTFTDELIDRKNLAFSVDFSNRLFSLT, encoded by the exons ACCTACAGGATCGATCGTCAAAAGCAGAAGAAAGTGACGGACTTTGTGACCTTGCATTATGACTACATCAACCAGTGGGAAAACTTTCATGACAACCTGTACAAGAATGACCAGCCCCACATGAATGCCAACTTCAGAGCGTACCTAGCTTGGTACAGACGTGCAACAAGGACAAAGCTGAAGGTGCAATGGACCCAAGCAGACTACGCCGATATTGAGTCCTCCGATGATGAATACACATCTTACGACCTTGCGACGAGGGCAGGGACACAGGTGGAGGCTGCACCGATCTTGGACCGAGTG GGCAACACTTTGAAACAGTCCGTGCTTGACATTGAACATTTCTCAATAACAGGCGTACACGACAGGACAATGACACAGAACTTTCTTACA AGGTTAGCACATCGGCTAAGCCGTGCCGCTGCTCGTTGTGGTTGCGGGACTAGCGTGGCGATGGACGTACACGCGCCGCCCACAGGACTCTCTGACACAAGTGTATGTCTTGGTACTTCTTCTCATGGAGGTACTGCTTCTAGAGGCCAGAGCTCGTCCCGCGCCACTATGGATACTTTTCAGGGGCTcagagacgaggatgaggacgaggatgagaACGAGGGTGGTTATGAGGAGCTTGGACCGTCTCAGCTACTGAATGCTCCTTCGACTCAACCTACACAACCTGatggcactaggcgacgccatccgcctgacccttacactccaggcacctgGGCTCTTggccacaagggtaagggtaagactaggagacaGCGAGGGCTTGTGGTAGACTTTCTG ACTTTTACAGATGAATTGATTGATCGCAAGAATCTAGCCTTTTCAGTTGATTTTTCAAATAGGCTTTTCAGTCTAACTTGA